A single region of the Anopheles funestus chromosome X, idAnoFuneDA-416_04, whole genome shotgun sequence genome encodes:
- the LOC125774796 gene encoding guanine nucleotide-releasing factor 2 isoform X5 translates to MPEFDDSFLFDCASFERKKWKTHNLRYQPTGVVLKSASTLDPFLDVDRPKLFPPSDDGSGTVKKPFSGYAPDSMIPSEAFSPGNDARRRKGVLQSPRLRRQQPVTKMKLFSGSNSSTYNVFQREQVSQQASTIPRGQQFQYTNQMDRLSDDGDASRYDSGGNCTTANSNSNIGLTSTPVSSGRNANGNSKGGGTGSATSAPTTGGCNDQNSSSSGSGTNTTVTPGAPGSSGHKGSIRGNKLARRARSFKDDFLEKISQIRTPTNTMTRSHSPNSPRGGSGTGSGSGNSASYGSRKSTTDEPSKPVQDLNYHVRQVKNALTHFKDVILKNKLEMLPGNGTVVLESIANVHTALQSYTLNEQSTAFINATNHVYVSLGNLLKLCDEVLLTKEGDDCPSLSKENVKEVVELVENAVNNLVNLANEKLSDRKANVSAGNVTGGGTLSSTSGTSSNTLQRPAVDVVSQRTSLPDIPLTPRERDILEQTSLKTVRASHSTESILRDSSPPPPPKPPLPDRSQEPPPPLPPKRKSQHAKNHSFHDTTSSDCNSTDSTMFHVGGGSSVGIGSGGTGGISGSIGLDRMSLRSRSPEDNCSLLSASAGSLDSALNHSREEDELRALTSCSSHASAPAASLGGLVMLGTSSTGTQAWEEPADLVGLPQNSNSSLNRNSNESGFESMYSLRVSRDQQQQQQQMMHYQSTAVSATTHHHQKSASSSSSSSSYVHKSESIVDGITALVVTSGKASLQQQQQLHLQQHHQSQVLHHHHQQQQQQHFHQKIDTIITQASDEATVDSKGIEQLACSASTVSTSGLSKLLVQDPSIDEVGNDDVFPRSSADRPPALPVKTRSHSIKRERHPSQYDNVDEVDLERSVQDSFGHFPMQNSPSYLYSRQQMFHNLPSKHISLIEPRHMTRFQEEPPPLPIKKKHMFQSVAYSVMAYMEIFGSATQNQSEFMRHSVHTYNLAHSEQVSTSSTTSNHSISLSQTMSLSPSRIAPATVSPPNSPNVSVKPPALPPKRQRINSKTPSIASTPPASPKIFQDQHHYMHHHHHQQQTPTTINTSPSPSTTSLVSTQSGAGLKLTAVGNQTLDVKTSKNGITILEQQQQQPLNLMEELDVSNYLVFKKENEDGPDVKGGHPDALIIHATRVQKNSDDDCLEDAYGEAFITTFRTFISPLELIQKLSHRYTVYHCQMNDAKQKAAKESFSLLVRVVNDLTTPDLSERLLVILMNFDYQLVSAGHLTMAKLLRVKLIEKALIYKQKASLTVQTLSSRALVAQPPTLLDLKSAEIAEQMTLLDAELFQKIEIPEVLIWAQEQCEERSPNLTRFTEHFNKMSYWARTQILSQNDAKDREKHVIKFIKIMKHLRKINNYNSYLALLSALDSAPIRRLEWHKTITEGLKEYCALIDSSSSFRAYRQALAETIPPCIPYIGLVLQDLTFVHIGNPDLLPDGSTNFSKRWQQYHIVVNMKRFKKGSYPFKKNERIIGFFDNFEYYLDEDAMWQISETIKPRGSRKTNVN, encoded by the exons CCGGCGTGGTACTCAAGAGTGCTAGCACCCTCGACCCATTTTTGGACGTCGACCGTCCGAAGCTGTTTCCACCATCGGATGATGGTTCTGGGACGGTTAAAAAGCCTTTTTCCGGATACGCACCTGACAGCATGATCCCGTCGGAAGCCTTTTCCCCGGGAAATGACGCACGGCGAAGAAAGGGCGTTTTACAGTCACCGCGCTTAAGACGCCAACAGCCGGTCACCAAAATGAAACTCTTCAGCGGCTCCAACTCATCCACCTACAATGTGTTCCAAAGGGAGCAGGTGAGCCAGCAGGCATCGACTATACCGCGCGGTCAACAGTTCCAGTACACGAACCAGATGGATCGACTATCGGATGACGGTGACGCTTCAA GATACGATAGCGGTGGAAACTGCACGACAGCAAACAGTAACAGCAACATTGGCCTTACGTCCACACCTGTTTCCAGTGGGCGTAACGCTAACGGTAATAGCAAGGGTGGTGGTACTGGTTCAGCCACCAGTGCTCCAACGACTGGTGGTTGCAACGATcagaacagcagcagcagtggcagtgGAACCAACACCACCGTTACACCTGGTGCACCGGGTTCGTCTGGTCATAAGGGCAGCATCCGAGGCAATAAGCTGGCTCGTCGAGCGCGCTCCTTTAAGGACGATTTTTTGGAGAAGATATCTCAGATCCGCACACCGACCAACACGATGACAAG ATCTCACTCACCAAATAGTCCCCGTGGCGGTAGTGGAACTGGCAGCGGTAGTGGTAACTCTGCCAGTTATGGCAGCCGGAAAAGCACCACAGACGAACCGTCGAAACCGGTACAAGATCTCAATTATCACGTGCGTCAGGTGAAAAATGCGTTGACACACTTCAAGGATGTAATACTGAAGAACAAGCTCGAGATGTTGCCGGGCAATGGTACGGTTGTACTGGAATCGATTGCTAACGTTCACACGG CCCTGCAATCCTATACGCTAAATGAGCAGAGTACGGCATTCATCAACGCCACCAATCACGTTTATGTCTCACTCGGCAATCTGCTGAAATTGTGCGACGAGGTATTGCTGACTAAGGAGGGTGATGATTGCCCATCACTTAGCAAGGAAAATGTGAAGGAGGTGGTCGAGTTGGTGGAAAATGCTGTAAACAATCTGGTTAATTTGGCAAACGAGAAGCTGTCCGATCGAAAAGCGAACGTGTCCGCAGGAAACGTAACTGGAGGCGGTACACTATCGAGTACCTCCGGGACGAGCTCGAATACACTGCAACGACCAGCGGTGGATGTGGTCAGTCAACGTACATCGCTACCAGACATTCCGCTTACACCACGCGAACGCGATATTCTCGAGCAAACTTCCTTAAAGACGGTACGTGCGTCACACAGTACCGAAAGCATCTTGCGTGATTCGAGTCCGCCCCCTCCACCCAAACCACCACTACCCGATCGATCGCAGGAACCACCGCCTCCGTTACCACCCAAACGGAAAAGTCAACATGCCAAGAACCACTCCTTCCATGACACGACATCATCTGACTGCAACTCCACCGATTCTACCATGTTTCACGTGGGTGGAGGTAGTAGCGTTGGTATCGGAAGTGGAGGAACCGGTGGCATCAGTGGAAGCATCGGCCTAGACCGGATGTCGCTACGTTCTCGTTCTCCTGAAGATAACTGCAGTCTCCTCAGTGCCAGCGCTGGCTCGCTGGATTCGGCTCTTAATCACTCTCGCGAGGAAGACGAGTTGAGGGCACTCACTAGTTGCTCTTCTCATGCAAGCGCTCCGGCCGCCAGTTTAGGTGGTTTAGTAATGCTCGGCACATCATCAACCGGTACTCAAGCCTGGGAAGAACCTGCCGATTTGGTTGGTTTACCGcagaacagcaacagcagtctCAATCGCAACTCGAACGAGTCTGGGTTCGAGTCAATGTATTCGTTGCGTGTTTCCCGTgatcagcaacaacagcaacagcaaatgaTGCATTATCAGAGCACGGCTGTCTCCGCCACGACACACCATCATCAGAAAAGTGCCAGTTCGTCGTCCTCGTCATCTTCTTACGTGCATAAATCAGAATCGATCGTAGACGGCATAACGGCGCTCGTGGTGACCAGCGGCAAGGCTTCtttgcaacaacagcagcaactacACCTACAGCAACATCACCAATCACAAGTgcttcatcatcaccatcagcaacagcaacagcaacacttTCATCAGAAAATTGACACGATCATTACACAGGCAAGCGACGAAGCTACCGTCGATTCGAAAGGTATCGAACAGCTTGCCTGTTCCGCTTCGACTGTCTCTACGTCTGGTCTATCGAAGCTGCTCGTGCAGGATCCTAGTATAGATGAAGTTGGGAATGATGACGTATTTCCACGATCTTCAGCCGACAGGCCACCAGCGCTTCCAGTCAAGACGCGCTCACACAGTATTAAACGGGAACGCCACCCATCACAGTACGATAATGTGGACGAGGTCGACTTAGAACGAAG TGTCCAAGATTCGTTTGGTCACTTCCCGATGCAAAATTCGCCATCGTATCTGTACAGTCGTCAGCAGATGTTTCATAATCTACCGAGCAAACATATAAGCTTGATCGAGCCACGGCACATGACCCGCTTCCAGGAAGAACCACCACCGCTCCCCATTAAGAAGAAGCATA TGTTTCAAAGTGTTGCATATTCAG TAATGGCCTACATGGAGATCTTCGGTAGTGCCACACAGAACCAGTCAGAATTTATGCGCCACTCGGTGCACACGTACAACCTTGCGCACTCCGAGCAGGTATCCACCAGTAGCACCACGAGCAATCACAGTATTTCGCTCAGTCAAACCATGAG TCTCTCGCCGTCGCGTATTGCTCCTGCTACGGTGTCACCACCAAATTCACCAAACGTTAGCGTGAAGCCACCTGCGTTGCCACCGAAACGACAGCGCATCAACAGCAAAACGCCCAGCATCGCATCAACACCTCCTGCCAGTCCGAAGATTTTTCAAGATCAGCACCATTACatgcatcatcaccatcaccagcagcaaacTCCGACTACAATCAACACATCTCCTTCACCATCAACGACGTCACTCGTATCGACGCAATCTGGAGCTGGACTCAAGCTAACTGCTGTCGGCAATCAAACGCTGGACGTTAAGACATCGAAG aaCGGTATAACTATActggaacaacaacaacagcaaccccTGAACCTGATGGAGGAGCTAGACGTCAGCAATTATCTagtgtttaaaaaagaaaacgaagatGGACCAGATGTCAAGGgtggccatccggatgcattGATCATACATGCCACCAGAGTGCAGAAAAATTCAGACG ACGATTGTTTAGAGGATG CGTATGGTGAAGCATTCATCACTACGTTCCGCACATTTATCTCGCCACTGGAACTAATCCAAAAGCTGTCCCATCGTTACACCGTGTACCACTGTCAGATGAATGATGCCAAACAGAAAGCCGCCAAAGAATCCTTTTCCCTGCTGGTACGGGTAGTAAATGATCTGAC caCGCCGGATCTAAGCGAACGATTGCTGGTGATATTGATGAACTTTGATTATCAGTTGGTGAGTGCCGGGCATCTCACGATGGCCAAGTTGCTGCGGGTAAAGCTGATCGAGAAAGCGCTTATCTATAAGCAGAAGGCGTCATTGACCGTCCAGACGCTTTCGTCGAGAGCACTTGTGGCCCAACCACCGACCCTTCTCGATCTGAAGTCGGCTGAAATAGCCGAACAAATGACATTGCTCGATGCGGAACTATTCCAAAAGATCGAAATACCGGAAGTATTGATATGGGCGCAGGAACAGTGCGAGGAACGGTCTCCAAACTTGACGCGTTTCACCGAGCACTTTAACAAGATGTCTTATTG GGCTCGCACTCAAATACTTTCGCAAAACGATGCCAAAGATAGGGAGAAACACGTGATCaagtttataaaaataatgaaacatttacgGAAAATCAATAATTACAACTCGTATCTTGCACTGTTGTCAGCACTTGATTCGGCTCCAATTCGAAG GTTGGAATGGCACAAAACAATAACTGAAGGTTTGAAAGAGTACTGTGCATTGATTGATTCTAGTTCCAGCTTTCGAGCCTACCGACAAGCGCTTGCTGAAACGATTCCACCCTGTATTCCATACAT CGGACTCGTGCTACAAGATCTAACATTTGTTCACATTGGCAATCCGGATCTTTTACCGGACGGTTCGACAAACTTTTCGAAGCGCTGGCAACAGTATCATATAGTTGTGAACATGAAGCGTTTCAAGAAAGG GTCTTatccgtttaaaaaaaatgaacgcaTCATCGGTTTCTTTGACAACTTCGAGTACTATTTGGACGAGGACGCTATGTGGCAAATTTCCGAAACGATCAAACCACGTGGATCGCGTAAGACTAACGTCAATTAG
- the LOC125774796 gene encoding guanine nucleotide-releasing factor 2 isoform X1: MPEFDDSFLFDCASFERKKWKTHNLRYQPTGVVLKSASTLDPFLDVDRPKLFPPSDDGSGTVKKPFSGYAPDSMIPSEAFSPGNDARRRKGVLQSPRLRRQQPVTKMKLFSGSNSSTYNVFQREQVSQQASTIPRGQQFQYTNQMDRLSDDGDASRYDSGGNCTTANSNSNIGLTSTPVSSGRNANGNSKGGGTGSATSAPTTGGCNDQNSSSSGSGTNTTVTPGAPGSSGHKGSIRGNKLARRARSFKDDFLEKISQIRTPTNTMTRSHSPNSPRGGSGTGSGSGNSASYGSRKSTTDEPSKPVQDLNYHVRQVKNALTHFKDVILKNKLEMLPGNGTVVLESIANVHTALQSYTLNEQSTAFINATNHVYVSLGNLLKLCDEVLLTKEGDDCPSLSKENVKEVVELVENAVNNLVNLANEKLSDRKANVSAGNVTGGGTLSSTSGTSSNTLQRPAVDVVSQRTSLPDIPLTPRERDILEQTSLKTVRASHSTESILRDSSPPPPPKPPLPDRSQEPPPPLPPKRKSQHAKNHSFHDTTSSDCNSTDSTMFHVGGGSSVGIGSGGTGGISGSIGLDRMSLRSRSPEDNCSLLSASAGSLDSALNHSREEDELRALTSCSSHASAPAASLGGLVMLGTSSTGTQAWEEPADLVGLPQNSNSSLNRNSNESGFESMYSLRVSRDQQQQQQQMMHYQSTAVSATTHHHQKSASSSSSSSSYVHKSESIVDGITALVVTSGKASLQQQQQLHLQQHHQSQVLHHHHQQQQQQHFHQKIDTIITQASDEATVDSKGIEQLACSASTVSTSGLSKLLVQDPSIDEVGNDDVFPRSSADRPPALPVKTRSHSIKRERHPSQYDNVDEVDLERSVQDSFGHFPMQNSPSYLYSRQQMFHNLPSKHISLIEPRHMTRFQEEPPPLPIKKKHMFQSVAYSVMAYMEIFGSATQNQSEFMRHSVHTYNLAHSEQVSTSSTTSNHSISLSQTMSLSPSRIAPATVSPPNSPNVSVKPPALPPKRQRINSKTPSIASTPPASPKIFQDQHHYMHHHHHQQQTPTTINTSPSPSTTSLVSTQSGAGLKLTAVGNQTLDVKTSKVSQATQSPGIEASSTSSNASAATTSITTTSISSAGDGVVAAVAATEQTAYNSNSPNRRLNAEYTKIEDDYLHLCDATTKGPAKEVGDNYSSSASNSNLVTIVTSRSSGSNTLVSVANHSHSNNNSGSSSNNVESSSYLNDSHNKAKISSSSGALSVLPSSDMIYESSTTPPAGDTSDDRNSKDGDEVEVILRRNNKNGITILEQQQQQPLNLMEELDVSNYLVFKKENEDGPDVKGGHPDALIIHATRVQKNSDDDCLEDAYGEAFITTFRTFISPLELIQKLSHRYTVYHCQMNDAKQKAAKESFSLLVRVVNDLTTPDLSERLLVILMNFDYQLVSAGHLTMAKLLRVKLIEKALIYKQKASLTVQTLSSRALVAQPPTLLDLKSAEIAEQMTLLDAELFQKIEIPEVLIWAQEQCEERSPNLTRFTEHFNKMSYWARTQILSQNDAKDREKHVIKFIKIMKHLRKINNYNSYLALLSALDSAPIRRLEWHKTITEGLKEYCALIDSSSSFRAYRQALAETIPPCIPYIGLVLQDLTFVHIGNPDLLPDGSTNFSKRWQQYHIVVNMKRFKKGSYPFKKNERIIGFFDNFEYYLDEDAMWQISETIKPRGSRKTNVN, from the exons CCGGCGTGGTACTCAAGAGTGCTAGCACCCTCGACCCATTTTTGGACGTCGACCGTCCGAAGCTGTTTCCACCATCGGATGATGGTTCTGGGACGGTTAAAAAGCCTTTTTCCGGATACGCACCTGACAGCATGATCCCGTCGGAAGCCTTTTCCCCGGGAAATGACGCACGGCGAAGAAAGGGCGTTTTACAGTCACCGCGCTTAAGACGCCAACAGCCGGTCACCAAAATGAAACTCTTCAGCGGCTCCAACTCATCCACCTACAATGTGTTCCAAAGGGAGCAGGTGAGCCAGCAGGCATCGACTATACCGCGCGGTCAACAGTTCCAGTACACGAACCAGATGGATCGACTATCGGATGACGGTGACGCTTCAA GATACGATAGCGGTGGAAACTGCACGACAGCAAACAGTAACAGCAACATTGGCCTTACGTCCACACCTGTTTCCAGTGGGCGTAACGCTAACGGTAATAGCAAGGGTGGTGGTACTGGTTCAGCCACCAGTGCTCCAACGACTGGTGGTTGCAACGATcagaacagcagcagcagtggcagtgGAACCAACACCACCGTTACACCTGGTGCACCGGGTTCGTCTGGTCATAAGGGCAGCATCCGAGGCAATAAGCTGGCTCGTCGAGCGCGCTCCTTTAAGGACGATTTTTTGGAGAAGATATCTCAGATCCGCACACCGACCAACACGATGACAAG ATCTCACTCACCAAATAGTCCCCGTGGCGGTAGTGGAACTGGCAGCGGTAGTGGTAACTCTGCCAGTTATGGCAGCCGGAAAAGCACCACAGACGAACCGTCGAAACCGGTACAAGATCTCAATTATCACGTGCGTCAGGTGAAAAATGCGTTGACACACTTCAAGGATGTAATACTGAAGAACAAGCTCGAGATGTTGCCGGGCAATGGTACGGTTGTACTGGAATCGATTGCTAACGTTCACACGG CCCTGCAATCCTATACGCTAAATGAGCAGAGTACGGCATTCATCAACGCCACCAATCACGTTTATGTCTCACTCGGCAATCTGCTGAAATTGTGCGACGAGGTATTGCTGACTAAGGAGGGTGATGATTGCCCATCACTTAGCAAGGAAAATGTGAAGGAGGTGGTCGAGTTGGTGGAAAATGCTGTAAACAATCTGGTTAATTTGGCAAACGAGAAGCTGTCCGATCGAAAAGCGAACGTGTCCGCAGGAAACGTAACTGGAGGCGGTACACTATCGAGTACCTCCGGGACGAGCTCGAATACACTGCAACGACCAGCGGTGGATGTGGTCAGTCAACGTACATCGCTACCAGACATTCCGCTTACACCACGCGAACGCGATATTCTCGAGCAAACTTCCTTAAAGACGGTACGTGCGTCACACAGTACCGAAAGCATCTTGCGTGATTCGAGTCCGCCCCCTCCACCCAAACCACCACTACCCGATCGATCGCAGGAACCACCGCCTCCGTTACCACCCAAACGGAAAAGTCAACATGCCAAGAACCACTCCTTCCATGACACGACATCATCTGACTGCAACTCCACCGATTCTACCATGTTTCACGTGGGTGGAGGTAGTAGCGTTGGTATCGGAAGTGGAGGAACCGGTGGCATCAGTGGAAGCATCGGCCTAGACCGGATGTCGCTACGTTCTCGTTCTCCTGAAGATAACTGCAGTCTCCTCAGTGCCAGCGCTGGCTCGCTGGATTCGGCTCTTAATCACTCTCGCGAGGAAGACGAGTTGAGGGCACTCACTAGTTGCTCTTCTCATGCAAGCGCTCCGGCCGCCAGTTTAGGTGGTTTAGTAATGCTCGGCACATCATCAACCGGTACTCAAGCCTGGGAAGAACCTGCCGATTTGGTTGGTTTACCGcagaacagcaacagcagtctCAATCGCAACTCGAACGAGTCTGGGTTCGAGTCAATGTATTCGTTGCGTGTTTCCCGTgatcagcaacaacagcaacagcaaatgaTGCATTATCAGAGCACGGCTGTCTCCGCCACGACACACCATCATCAGAAAAGTGCCAGTTCGTCGTCCTCGTCATCTTCTTACGTGCATAAATCAGAATCGATCGTAGACGGCATAACGGCGCTCGTGGTGACCAGCGGCAAGGCTTCtttgcaacaacagcagcaactacACCTACAGCAACATCACCAATCACAAGTgcttcatcatcaccatcagcaacagcaacagcaacacttTCATCAGAAAATTGACACGATCATTACACAGGCAAGCGACGAAGCTACCGTCGATTCGAAAGGTATCGAACAGCTTGCCTGTTCCGCTTCGACTGTCTCTACGTCTGGTCTATCGAAGCTGCTCGTGCAGGATCCTAGTATAGATGAAGTTGGGAATGATGACGTATTTCCACGATCTTCAGCCGACAGGCCACCAGCGCTTCCAGTCAAGACGCGCTCACACAGTATTAAACGGGAACGCCACCCATCACAGTACGATAATGTGGACGAGGTCGACTTAGAACGAAG TGTCCAAGATTCGTTTGGTCACTTCCCGATGCAAAATTCGCCATCGTATCTGTACAGTCGTCAGCAGATGTTTCATAATCTACCGAGCAAACATATAAGCTTGATCGAGCCACGGCACATGACCCGCTTCCAGGAAGAACCACCACCGCTCCCCATTAAGAAGAAGCATA TGTTTCAAAGTGTTGCATATTCAG TAATGGCCTACATGGAGATCTTCGGTAGTGCCACACAGAACCAGTCAGAATTTATGCGCCACTCGGTGCACACGTACAACCTTGCGCACTCCGAGCAGGTATCCACCAGTAGCACCACGAGCAATCACAGTATTTCGCTCAGTCAAACCATGAG TCTCTCGCCGTCGCGTATTGCTCCTGCTACGGTGTCACCACCAAATTCACCAAACGTTAGCGTGAAGCCACCTGCGTTGCCACCGAAACGACAGCGCATCAACAGCAAAACGCCCAGCATCGCATCAACACCTCCTGCCAGTCCGAAGATTTTTCAAGATCAGCACCATTACatgcatcatcaccatcaccagcagcaaacTCCGACTACAATCAACACATCTCCTTCACCATCAACGACGTCACTCGTATCGACGCAATCTGGAGCTGGACTCAAGCTAACTGCTGTCGGCAATCAAACGCTGGACGTTAAGACATCGAAGGTATCACAAGCTACCCAATCACCGGGTATAGAAGCATCCTCTACATCTAGCAATGCGTCCGCTGCGACTACTTCTATCACTACTACAAGTATTTCTTCCGCTGGTGACGGTGTCGTTGCTGCCGTTGCTGCTACAGAACAAACCGCTTACAATAGTAACTCACCTAACAGAAGACTTAATGCTGAATATACCAAAATCGAGGATGATTATCTGCACCTGTGCGATGCCACCACGAAAGGTCCAGCTAAGGAAGTGGGCGACAATTACTCATCCTCCGCTTCCAATTCGAATCTCGTCACCATCGTCACTAGCCGCAGCAGCGGTAGCAACACTCTAGTCAGCGTTGCCAATCATAGTCACAGCAATAACAATAGCGGCAGTAGTAGTAATAACGTTGAATCTAGTAGTTATTTAAACGATAGCCATAACAAAGCTAAAATTAGCAGTAGTAGCGGTGCGCTGTCAGTATTACCATCCAGCGATATGATCTACGAGTCGTCCACTACACCACCGGCAGGCGACACCAGTGATGATCGCAACAGCAAAGATGGGGACGAGGTTGAGGTCATACTTAGACGGAATAATAAG aaCGGTATAACTATActggaacaacaacaacagcaaccccTGAACCTGATGGAGGAGCTAGACGTCAGCAATTATCTagtgtttaaaaaagaaaacgaagatGGACCAGATGTCAAGGgtggccatccggatgcattGATCATACATGCCACCAGAGTGCAGAAAAATTCAGACG ACGATTGTTTAGAGGATG CGTATGGTGAAGCATTCATCACTACGTTCCGCACATTTATCTCGCCACTGGAACTAATCCAAAAGCTGTCCCATCGTTACACCGTGTACCACTGTCAGATGAATGATGCCAAACAGAAAGCCGCCAAAGAATCCTTTTCCCTGCTGGTACGGGTAGTAAATGATCTGAC caCGCCGGATCTAAGCGAACGATTGCTGGTGATATTGATGAACTTTGATTATCAGTTGGTGAGTGCCGGGCATCTCACGATGGCCAAGTTGCTGCGGGTAAAGCTGATCGAGAAAGCGCTTATCTATAAGCAGAAGGCGTCATTGACCGTCCAGACGCTTTCGTCGAGAGCACTTGTGGCCCAACCACCGACCCTTCTCGATCTGAAGTCGGCTGAAATAGCCGAACAAATGACATTGCTCGATGCGGAACTATTCCAAAAGATCGAAATACCGGAAGTATTGATATGGGCGCAGGAACAGTGCGAGGAACGGTCTCCAAACTTGACGCGTTTCACCGAGCACTTTAACAAGATGTCTTATTG GGCTCGCACTCAAATACTTTCGCAAAACGATGCCAAAGATAGGGAGAAACACGTGATCaagtttataaaaataatgaaacatttacgGAAAATCAATAATTACAACTCGTATCTTGCACTGTTGTCAGCACTTGATTCGGCTCCAATTCGAAG GTTGGAATGGCACAAAACAATAACTGAAGGTTTGAAAGAGTACTGTGCATTGATTGATTCTAGTTCCAGCTTTCGAGCCTACCGACAAGCGCTTGCTGAAACGATTCCACCCTGTATTCCATACAT CGGACTCGTGCTACAAGATCTAACATTTGTTCACATTGGCAATCCGGATCTTTTACCGGACGGTTCGACAAACTTTTCGAAGCGCTGGCAACAGTATCATATAGTTGTGAACATGAAGCGTTTCAAGAAAGG GTCTTatccgtttaaaaaaaatgaacgcaTCATCGGTTTCTTTGACAACTTCGAGTACTATTTGGACGAGGACGCTATGTGGCAAATTTCCGAAACGATCAAACCACGTGGATCGCGTAAGACTAACGTCAATTAG